The sequence GATCGCGTACGCCAGCGGTTTCACAGCCCATGAGCTGATGGTCCCCCGGTCCGCAAAATTGTTGATCGCAGAACTGTAAGCCGCGTAGCTCAGATGGCGTGCGGTTTCAGAATCGCGACCGAGTGCGTTGACGGCCATTTTGACCATTTCTTCGCGTGTGAGGTGATCGGAAGGTTGGAACAGTCCAGTTCCCTTCCCACTCGTGACGCCCAGCCGATAGGATGCTTCCGCGTAAGGCGTGAACCATTCTCCCCGCGGGACGTCGCGAAACGTGCCTTCATAACTATCCGCCGATGGGGCGGGAATTCCCTTGGCCTTCAACAACATCGTGGCAAATTCAGCGCGGGTGATCTGTTGGGTCGGCCGGAAGTAGCCGTTCCCGTCACCCCCGATAATTCCACGGTTGTAGAGGTCGAGAATTTGAGACTTAGCAAATGAGTTCTGGATGTCGCGGAACGGAAAGGATGTGGCCGCTCCGGCTTCGGTTGCAAATGCCGTCAGCATGGTTATTGTGGTGGCTGCTGACAGGCAGAGTTGTACGAACTTTCTCATTACATTCCTCCTAAATCAGTTCCCCATGCACTCTAAAGGATACGGGAACTTGTCCCTTTTTACGAGGGCCGTTCGTTTGTGTATAATGGTAACGAACCCACATACTGAAAGGCAGGGAATACATATGAAAAAAGCGATCATCGAACTGGAAAAAGGCGGCACCATGGAATTTGAGATGTTCAACGAACACGCTCCGGGCACTGTAGAGAACTTCGAGAAGTTGGCAAACGACGGCTTCTACAACGGCCTCTCCTTCCACCGCGTCATCCCGGGCTTCGTCGCTCAAGGCGGCTGCCCGCAAGGCACCGGAACCGGCGGCCCGGGCTACACCATCAAGTGCGAAGTGAAGAACAACCCGCACCAACACAAAAAAGGCGCTCTCTCCATGGCTCACGCTGGTCGTGATACCGGTGGTTCGCAGTTCTTCATCGTGCATGATCGTCAGTCGACCGCTCATCTGGATGGAAACCATACGGTGTTTGGTCAGATCCTGGTTGGTGAGGAACTCATTGATGGGATTAAGCAAGGGGATAAGATGAAGAGTGTGAAGGTTGTAGACGAGGCGTAATTTGCCATAGAAATGGACCGAGTCAAGACAGACTCGGTCTTTTTATTTTTATTGGAAAGATCTTTTCATTGTGTATTTTTGCTATTAGAAGTCACAAAGCGACTAGTATGAAAAAAGGATTTTTGGTTAGACTGATTCGGTGGGAAATGAACGTGACAGAGAGGAGGTTTATATATGACAGATGCAGTACTACATATTCTAAAACTTAGGCTGATACTCGCACAACTTCTTCGTTTCCCTTTCCGAGAGAAAGTTTGTTACCTTTTAATAAAAAATGATAAGAAATCCCAAATTCACAACAGTAATACCCAATGTCACATCCCGAAATATTTGCTTAATAATGGCAAGGTCAATATTCCATTACTTCAAAAGAGTGGTGGATCACTTGGGCAATTTGAACTAGAAAAAGATAGAGCAGTAAACTCAGGGAATGGAACCCACGGAGGAAGTTATTGGAAATTAAAACAAAAAGGGAAAAAAGGCTATTGGACCCTAGGAAAAGATGGTACAGTTCTAAGAAGAAAGAAATAATCGTTTCAATTGGTTTTATAATTATTTACAGGGGGTTATTATTTTGTTCTCCAAAAATATAGATTTTTTTCTCGAATCAGCATCAGACACCGAACTTAACTCATTACTTGCCTTGTACGGAAGAGTAGACATAGAAGAAATTGAAAGACCAACTATTTTCAGCGTCGGAATTCTTGATCAATATCCAAGTCAGCTCTCGGAAGAAGAAGCTGCACGTTTATTAAATTTCGAAATTAACTCCTCTAGATTTAGAATGACAGAAAAAAAATATTTGTCCTTTTTCAAAGCTGCACTAGATGATAATGACCACTTTCCTATTTATGCCTACTCTCCGAAACTTTCAAAAATAAACGGACCTGAGTTGCAGTTAATACTTTCATCTTTAGATAGAAAAAATATGATTAATTTAAGGAAGTTGGTTTGCTCATGGAAGCAAGAAAACCAACCAGAGGTCTTCAGAATTACAAATTACGACCAAATACTTTTACTGATCCAATTGTCCACCCGAGAGCTTTGTTTTTCAAATTTCTTCTTTATTAAATCTAAATCTGTGATTGTAGGAAATTATGACCTGAGTTTCCCAATCTATTGTTTAGATGAAAAAATGCTAGATACCTATTCGATGTTAGCTAGAAATAAAGGTTTATTTATACGTAGACAGTCTAAATAGTAAAAACACCCATCTATCCGATGGGTGTTTTTACTGTTTCAATGAACACTAAAATATTCATACTTATTACCAAGAAATTGCAATTCATTTCTAAGGCGATCTCTCAAACCAGTTGAGGAGCCAGATGTAAAATTTTTATTGAAAATCTCTTTAATCGACAAAACTACCGATGCCTTTGAAGCTCGCCCCCAGTAGTTTCCTCCTGAGATATTCTGCACTCGTTTTACTGGAGTGCTAGTTTCCTTAAAATTAGAATGATTATTAGTTGGTACCGTTACAAACGAGTAAGTGAATTTTTTTACCTGATGGATCGAGAACCCTTCCGTCCCAACATTAATATTATTTTTAAACCCTTTTGAGGCATAAATCATGTCCCACAGCATTGGGATCTGGGAGTTGTCGTTCCAATTAGTCTTGCATTGAATAATGCCTATTTCACATTCAGACAAGTGTTTTTCAAGCAAACTATTGATAACCTTGTTATAGTTATACTTTTTCTTACTCTTCCCCGTAATGGTTGGAACTAGTTGCCCTTCAACATCCAATACATTAATTAAATCCTTATCTATAGAATATTCTTGTCGATCCGGGAACGTTATTGCAATCAAATCAGATTCGGTATTTGAAGGGAAATTACTATAAGTCACAGTAATAGCATCACTCACTGGTTTTGGAAGCCATTTTTTTGAGTGCTTGACGACAACTGTCCTACTTCCTATCAAACAGAGGTTCAGATACCAGCATACTAATGCCTCCCATGCTGTTCCTCCGCCGGAGACATCTGATTGTGTTCTTCCTTTTTTTCCTGTCAATTCAAAGATACTACTTAGAGAGTCCCCTAATCCTAAAACTTTTGTTTCGTTTAAAGGAGTTATGTTCTTCAAAATCGCCTTTTCCCAAATCGGCCAGCACTTCTTCACCGTTTTAAGCTTTAGAAGATCTCTTATTACAGACTCCCTAAGAAATTCACAGATATTTTGTGACATATCTTCCACCCCAACTTACTATTTTTCGATACCAAGCATTCCTATTTTACTATTCTTGTCAAAAAAAAGAAAGCTTAGCACTGGGGTGCTAAGCTTTCTTTAGTTAGATCAACTGCCCTTTTTATTTCCAATGCAAAAGCTCTTGCTAGCAAAGGAGGTACTGCATTCCCCACCTGAGTATATTGCGGAACTTCCAATTTCCTTCGATCTCCTCCTGTTGTTCTCTTGCCCTCAAAAACAAAACTATCATCAAACGATTGCAGCCTCGCCATCTCTCTTACAGAAAGAATACGATCCTCAAAGGAACTAATAAAGTCATCAGGGAGTGTTACCATTGTAGGAGATTGATTATTGCGTTCCAATCGAGTCCTACTATTTTTCTTCGTAAGCAATACTTGAAGCATTTCTTGTGTCACTTTCCCTGTTTTGAAAGAGTCATACACAAACTTGAAATCGTACTTGCTTTCTAGCTTTTTAGCACACTCTTTTAATAAGTTAGGATAATTTCTCAGGTCTATGCCCTCTGCAAGAACGCGCTTTGCGACCTGCGCAGCGGACTCCCCTTCACGGAAAAGGGAGAATCGCTCCCTTACAACCGCAGTGTGTCGGGACAACTCATGGTTGTGAATGAGGCCTTGATTTGGTACTGATTCACCATCCACAGTTAAGGTTCTTCCCTTCCTAGATTCGTTCTGATACTCAGAGAACCCAATTGCCTCACACTGCTTTCCAAACACTAGGTCACCAATAGCCTCCTCCACTGATACCTTTTGGTCATTATCAGGCGTAGTCGGATCAGGGTACCTTGGGACTACTAACCTCTCTCCCTCACGGTTACGGTATGCAATAAAAATTACTCTTCGTCTTCGTTGAGGTACCCCATAATTAGAAGCATCTAGGAGCTGTGGAGGGAGTGTAACATAGTCAATACTATGAAACTCATCTCTAAGAATATCTGGAACTAACGAATTATCTGGGTATTGCCTCTCGGTAACTCCTACAAAGTTATCAAGCGTAGTATCTAAAAAACCTTCAACGTTTTCCATCACTACATACTTAGGCTGAATGTCATTAATCAACCTAACATACTCCTTGAACAATTGATTACGTGGGTCATTTTTGTCTCTCCTACCTGCACGACTAAACCCCTGACAAGGTGGTCCACCAAAGACCGCATCAATTTCGGGAAATTCTTGTCCCTTAAACATTTGAAGACCTCGAATGGCTTTCTCCACTTTGTCTATAGTCAGTTCCCTAATGTCCGCTCGCTCAAAATGCGTGTTCACACCGTCGATAAGGCCGAGTTGTTTATGTCTTTCCGTATAGGTTTTTTTCACATCTTCATTGATATCACTAGAAAAAACGATATGAAATCCTGCTTGGAGGATCCCTTCACTCATCCCTCCTGCACCACAAAATAAATCGATTGCTAACGGCTTCATGTCTGACACCTCTTGTTTTTGATTCGAACGTACTTTCGGTTACTGCCTATTATCCTAGAAAACCATCGATTTGTCCAGGCCTAAATCATAGCATTTTATGACACCCAATAATTCTGATATATAACCTGTTCTTTCGATCAAATAAAGGCAATTCTAGTTATTGAACTCCTAGCAAAAACAGCAAAAAGCCGAACCAGATTGGCTCAGCTTTTTTAGTAACAGCATTTCTATGAATTGGTATGACGCCACCAACTAATTTGCGCTATTTAAAGCACCACCCCGCGCCTCTCCTTCCTCCGCCCCAACCACATCTCATTCATCGCCCTCAACGCATTCCTACAATCATTTCCCTCATCATACAACCTCGACAACTCAAACATCGTCTCCTCATACTCCGCCTGACAATCCGTCAACTTAAAGCAATCCGCCGCCTGCGTCAAATACTTCACTGCAACCGCCTGCTGATTCCTCACCTTCGCGATCCCGGCCAGCGTCCTCGAAACCCACGCTTGATACAAATGCACCGTCGGCAGCAGAACTTTCGCCCCCTGACACGCCTCCTCAGCCAAATCGAGCTTCCCATCCAACAGATAAGTCCTCCCCAGCTCCGTCAGCGCGATCCCTGCGTCTTCCTCTCGCTTCATACCCCGGAACTCCGCTACAGCTCCACGAAGCGCCTCTACCGCCTTGTCATACTTCCCCTTCTCCCTCTGCAGAACGGCGAGACGTACTTCAAGCACCAACTTCTCCCCACGGTCATTGATCCGCTCATAACACCACGTCGCCCGCTGTGCAAAGTCTGTCGCCTGCTCATACTCCCCCGCCTCATGCGAAGTCTGCGCGAGCTTCATGTACAGCGACCCCAACCCCTGCAAATCCTCCCGCTCATTAAAAATCGGCACAGCCAATTGCAGAGTCACCACCGATTGCTTCGTCTGCCCAGCTTTCAACTGCACCTCACCCAACGTCAGCAACAACGAGCATTGCAGATGAACATCCTTCACCTCATACATCCGCAACTGATCCAATGCCTTAGACAGATAATGCTCCGCGATCTGATACCGCCGTCTCTTCAACTCAATCTGCCCGAGCATGTACATCACCCGTACAGCCATGATCGGGCTGCCACTGTTCGAATTCGCGTAGTCCAGCAGTTGCTCAAACTGCTCCTCTGCTTCCTTCAACATGTTCAACTGCAAGAGACAGAACCCGTAATCATATCGGATCATAAAAAAATCGAGCTTCCCGTTGTTTCGCTCGATGACATTTTTAAGCATAGGCAGTGCAACCGAGTACTCTCCGGAGGACAAAATCCCCTTCGCCAGCCGGTACTCGCTGATGAGTACTAAGTTCAACTCCAAGTTCCCGATCAGCTCATCCACCGGAATCTCCAACTTCTCAGCCAACTTCCCAAGAATATGATAGGAAGGTCTCGCTTTATCCCCCTCTACCTGTGAAAGCATAGACGGCGTACAAATGCCCTCCGCAAGTTGAGTCTGCGTCAGCCCTTTCTTCATCCGTAATAGTCGTAAACGTTGCCCGAATGTTTCCATGTGATCACTCCTATTATTTATCTCTTGTAATCACAATAAAGCAACAGGTCATAAAATTGATTTCTATTCGTTTACAAATTGTTGCCATGTTTGTATTGAACCAACAATCACTAATAGTACTACAAGTACCACTTCCGCCCCTCAACAAAATAAAGCTCCTCGCAAATGACTTTTGCGAGGAGCTATTTCGAATCAACAGCTTTCTACTTGCCTACTGATAGAACACAATACTCAACGGCTCAGGCGGTCTCCAATCAGCCGTTTTGTTTGTGTAGCCAATCGTGCACAGAAGTCCCGCTACTGCCACAAGCAGCAGGCCCGCAGTGATTTTTTTCTTCATCAGAACCCCTCCTCATCAAGAAACTCACTTTTTGTATTTGAGTAAATTCGAACTTTTTCATAGTACCGAATCGCTGAATCAGCATCACCTTTCAGATAATAATATTCCATGAGGCACTTGCAAGCCCAGTGACGAACTTGATAACTCATATCCTTATTGTTTGCCACAGACTCAGCGATAGAAGGTTCATCAGCGGCAACGGAATACATAATTTTGAGTCTTCCCGAGAAGTCAGGGAAGTCTTTCGCAAGTGTTTCGTACTCCTTTACGATCTCAACGACCTTTTGATAGTCACGCTTTTTCATCAGAGCTTTGACGTAATCTTTTACTACATGGATCAGGATATCGTCGTACTCCCGTATACCATCGATCGCGGAACGTAACACCTCTGAGGACTTATCATAGTTCCCTAAGAGATACTCGATATACGCTACATTAATGAGTGCTGTGCCAATCTGCTTTTCATTATCAGTTTTCTGGAAGAATTCAAGAGCACGATATGCATGTGCTTTTGCAAGGTCCAGATTTCCGCGTTCCTCTTGCATCTTCATACGAGCACTTTGAGCCAGCCCTAATGCCTCTGGATGATCAGCGAATACACCTTCCACGAGAGACAGCATGTCCTCAATGCCTGTATACTCTTTTCGAATGATATGAGTAATCATCAGGTTCGCAGTAACAAGGTGAAGGAGGTGGCTATCACCATAATCCGTTTGTAACGTCTTCGCGTAGTCCAATGCTCGTAACCAGGTTCGATGGGCCTCTTCGTAATTCATTTGCAGATACTGGACACGTCCTAAATTATTTAGACTGTACGCACGTTCAGTAGCCCCGAAAGCAACCCCCATAAGCTCTGTTGCAAGTTTATTGGCTCTTGCTAGTGTGGTTTTGGTTCTTCGTTTCCCGTTTAGTAAAACTTGCAAATCTTGCTCCTGCTTCACCGTATCCTTCTGCTTCAACCGCTCAACTGTAACCCCTAACCCATGCGCGATCCTTTCCAACATCGCAGGAGAAATCGGCCTCTCCCCCGTGGTCATTAGTCGCAGATATTCGCGACTGATCCCCAGACGAGAAGCAAAGCCCCGAATGGTAAAAGCATCGCCTTTCTCGTTCATAAGTTCTAGAATCCGTCGAACCAGAGGAATCCGGTTCAGATCGGTATCTAGTATATGCTCAACAGTAGACATCGAAATTGACCTCCGACGAGTCTTATAAAAACCATAAATAAACTTTGAATAATCACAACTCCATAATTATAATCATTCCCACCCAATTTGCATATATAATTCAGACGACAAGTACAATAGACTGATACTTTTATTTATATAGTTAAAATAATTATACTCCCGTGTAATCCAAGACCCATTCTCAGAAACACTTCAACAAAAAAGCCGGCCCCCTCATCCGAGGAGACCAGCTTTTCATTCCAAAAATACAATCCAACCTACCTACCCCTACACCCCGCCGCCCTTCAACCCCGACGGCCCCGCAGGCACAGCCTCGACAGACCCGACCTTCTTCTTCCTCCCTCCCGCAGTACCCACCAGTAGAGACCCAACTACTGGCACCTTACTAATAACCATCGTCGCCACCAACGACAGCCCCACACACCCAACTACCGCCACGGCGACCTTCCCTACCGGAAACACTCCCGGCATCCACTTGTTCACCTGATAATACAACTTGTCCAAGAAGAACACGTGCATCAAATAAGTCCCATACGAATACTTCCCAAGCAGATTCGAAACCTTCGTAGCCCAATTCTCCCGCACGCTCATCCGCATCGCCACCTGATACAGCAACACGAACGCCGACAGCGTGAACAAAATCATCGAAGCCTTAAACGAATGCGAGACCCCGAGGTCCATCGTGCCGCCCTGAATCCCCTTCGACAGCTCCAACGTCACCCACCCAAGCGTCAGGCCAAACACATACAGGTTCCATCTCTGCATCCTCGCCACCCAAGCCCGCCACTTGCCAATCG comes from Tumebacillus amylolyticus and encodes:
- a CDS encoding helix-turn-helix transcriptional regulator, which produces MSTVEHILDTDLNRIPLVRRILELMNEKGDAFTIRGFASRLGISREYLRLMTTGERPISPAMLERIAHGLGVTVERLKQKDTVKQEQDLQVLLNGKRRTKTTLARANKLATELMGVAFGATERAYSLNNLGRVQYLQMNYEEAHRTWLRALDYAKTLQTDYGDSHLLHLVTANLMITHIIRKEYTGIEDMLSLVEGVFADHPEALGLAQSARMKMQEERGNLDLAKAHAYRALEFFQKTDNEKQIGTALINVAYIEYLLGNYDKSSEVLRSAIDGIREYDDILIHVVKDYVKALMKKRDYQKVVEIVKEYETLAKDFPDFSGRLKIMYSVAADEPSIAESVANNKDMSYQVRHWACKCLMEYYYLKGDADSAIRYYEKVRIYSNTKSEFLDEEGF
- a CDS encoding DNA cytosine methyltransferase produces the protein MKPLAIDLFCGAGGMSEGILQAGFHIVFSSDINEDVKKTYTERHKQLGLIDGVNTHFERADIRELTIDKVEKAIRGLQMFKGQEFPEIDAVFGGPPCQGFSRAGRRDKNDPRNQLFKEYVRLINDIQPKYVVMENVEGFLDTTLDNFVGVTERQYPDNSLVPDILRDEFHSIDYVTLPPQLLDASNYGVPQRRRRVIFIAYRNREGERLVVPRYPDPTTPDNDQKVSVEEAIGDLVFGKQCEAIGFSEYQNESRKGRTLTVDGESVPNQGLIHNHELSRHTAVVRERFSLFREGESAAQVAKRVLAEGIDLRNYPNLLKECAKKLESKYDFKFVYDSFKTGKVTQEMLQVLLTKKNSRTRLERNNQSPTMVTLPDDFISSFEDRILSVREMARLQSFDDSFVFEGKRTTGGDRRKLEVPQYTQVGNAVPPLLARAFALEIKRAVDLTKESLAPQC
- a CDS encoding helix-turn-helix domain-containing protein, whose translation is METFGQRLRLLRMKKGLTQTQLAEGICTPSMLSQVEGDKARPSYHILGKLAEKLEIPVDELIGNLELNLVLISEYRLAKGILSSGEYSVALPMLKNVIERNNGKLDFFMIRYDYGFCLLQLNMLKEAEEQFEQLLDYANSNSGSPIMAVRVMYMLGQIELKRRRYQIAEHYLSKALDQLRMYEVKDVHLQCSLLLTLGEVQLKAGQTKQSVVTLQLAVPIFNEREDLQGLGSLYMKLAQTSHEAGEYEQATDFAQRATWCYERINDRGEKLVLEVRLAVLQREKGKYDKAVEALRGAVAEFRGMKREEDAGIALTELGRTYLLDGKLDLAEEACQGAKVLLPTVHLYQAWVSRTLAGIAKVRNQQAVAVKYLTQAADCFKLTDCQAEYEETMFELSRLYDEGNDCRNALRAMNEMWLGRRKERRGVVL
- a CDS encoding peptidylprolyl isomerase, which translates into the protein MKKAIIELEKGGTMEFEMFNEHAPGTVENFEKLANDGFYNGLSFHRVIPGFVAQGGCPQGTGTGGPGYTIKCEVKNNPHQHKKGALSMAHAGRDTGGSQFFIVHDRQSTAHLDGNHTVFGQILVGEELIDGIKQGDKMKSVKVVDEA
- a CDS encoding S-layer homology domain-containing protein encodes the protein MRKFVQLCLSAATTITMLTAFATEAGAATSFPFRDIQNSFAKSQILDLYNRGIIGGDGNGYFRPTQQITRAEFATMLLKAKGIPAPSADSYEGTFRDVPRGEWFTPYAEASYRLGVTSGKGTGLFQPSDHLTREEMVKMAVNALGRDSETARHLSYAAYSSAINNFADRGTISSWAVKPLAYAIQQGMLSGRSANEIKPQDTATREEVVAFLSRSLVPHPKGTNLIPVSRGNLPFFDKKGAVATAYTHSGALSSIGLQVREGLVAVDPAQIPLGSHLYIPGYGYGIAGDTGGDIKAARVDLFKDSYTAAIQFGRQDVNVFVID